One Chlamydiota bacterium DNA window includes the following coding sequences:
- the queC gene encoding 7-cyano-7-deazaguanine synthase QueC — protein MEKKPTRPLAVCLLSGGMDSCVAVAMAARRYDLACLHLDYGQLTEPREHKAFHDIADFYRVPAARRLVLRADHFARIGGSSLTDRSMPIPEADLSRRGVPSTYVPFRNATILAMAVSWAEVIGAKRIFIGALEEDGSGYPDCRGVFIEAFNRAAALGTRRGAGIRVVAPLLRATKADVVRRGVRLGAPFYLTWSCYASNGPEACGVCDSCALRLRGFREAGVPDPIPSRSH, from the coding sequence ATGGAAAAGAAACCGACACGTCCCCTCGCCGTCTGTCTCCTGAGCGGAGGAATGGACAGCTGCGTGGCGGTCGCGATGGCGGCCCGGCGGTACGATCTCGCCTGCCTCCACCTGGACTACGGCCAGCTGACCGAACCGCGCGAGCACAAGGCGTTCCACGATATCGCCGACTTCTACCGCGTTCCCGCCGCCCGGCGCCTCGTCCTCCGCGCCGACCATTTCGCGCGGATCGGCGGATCCAGTCTGACCGACCGCTCGATGCCCATACCCGAGGCGGACCTCTCGCGCCGGGGGGTCCCCTCGACCTACGTGCCGTTCAGGAACGCCACCATCCTGGCGATGGCCGTCTCCTGGGCCGAGGTGATCGGGGCGAAGCGGATCTTCATCGGCGCGCTCGAGGAGGACGGCTCGGGCTACCCGGACTGCCGCGGCGTGTTCATCGAGGCGTTCAACAGGGCCGCCGCGCTGGGGACCAGGCGCGGGGCGGGGATCAGGGTCGTGGCGCCCCTCCTGCGCGCGACCAAGGCGGACGTGGTGCGACGGGGGGTGCGTCTCGGCGCGCCGTTCTACCTCACCTGGTCCTGCTACGCGAGCAACGGCCCCGAGGCGTGCGGGGTATGCGACAGCTGCGCCCTCCGGCTGCGGGGTTTTCGTGAGGCCGGCGTACCCGACCCCATCCCCTCAAGATCCCATTGA
- the typA gene encoding translational GTPase TypA has translation MTAADKIRNLAIIAHIDHGKTTLIDSVFRAARVFRSNARVEERVMDNNELERERGITIRAKHCTVEWNGYLINIVDTPGHADFSGEVERVLSMVDGVLLLVDAIEGPMPQTRYVLMHALRLGLRVVVIINKADRPQADTLRALNKTFDLFVELGASDAQADFPVLYGSGLEGWFVRDPGLEGPRGMEPLFEAIIAHVPSPPVERDAPFRMQVSTLAWSDYFGRIGCGRVLQGVHRLGDPLLKTMTRWTRHDGSGARGESWEVAGVESAVSAHLWVTRGLERCEVEQVFAGDIVWLAGPEEISIGDTFSAPGLLSPALPPLEIAEPTVSMFVLVNSGPLSGREGCAVTMRQIRARLDRERRVNVSLRVEETGRADRIKISGRGELHLAVLIEEMRREGMELCVTRPEVITATDAEGNLQEPMEHLVIEVPAEFHGAVLEKVARRRGEMTAMQDNGRGVIRLDFRIPTRGLIGYRGEFLTDTRGLGILSSRFTGYGPWAGEISSRTRGSMISMDTGPATSYALKNLQARGTLFVAPMDPVYAGMIVGEYSRPEDMPCNPTKKKHLSNCRSATKELFEGLKVPRKLTLESAIEWIAADELVEVTPKSVRVRKGILDAEQRKKSFRRLVATGG, from the coding sequence GTGACAGCCGCAGACAAGATACGCAACCTGGCGATCATCGCCCACATCGACCACGGCAAGACCACGCTGATAGACTCGGTCTTCCGGGCTGCCCGCGTCTTCCGCAGCAACGCCCGGGTCGAGGAGCGGGTGATGGACAACAACGAACTCGAGCGTGAGCGCGGCATCACGATCCGCGCCAAGCACTGCACGGTCGAGTGGAACGGGTACCTGATCAACATCGTGGACACCCCCGGCCACGCCGATTTCTCGGGCGAGGTGGAGCGCGTCCTCTCCATGGTGGACGGCGTGCTCTTGCTCGTGGACGCGATCGAGGGCCCGATGCCCCAGACCCGCTACGTGTTGATGCACGCCCTCCGCCTCGGCCTGCGCGTCGTGGTGATCATCAACAAGGCGGACCGCCCGCAGGCGGACACGCTCCGCGCCCTGAACAAGACGTTCGACCTGTTCGTCGAGCTCGGGGCGAGCGACGCCCAGGCGGACTTCCCGGTCCTCTACGGCTCCGGCCTGGAGGGGTGGTTCGTCCGCGACCCGGGCCTCGAGGGCCCGCGCGGGATGGAGCCCCTCTTCGAGGCGATCATCGCGCACGTGCCGTCGCCGCCGGTCGAGCGCGACGCCCCGTTCCGGATGCAGGTGAGCACGCTGGCCTGGAGCGACTATTTCGGGCGCATCGGCTGCGGGCGCGTCCTCCAGGGCGTCCACCGTCTCGGCGATCCGCTCCTCAAGACGATGACCCGTTGGACGCGTCACGACGGCTCCGGCGCGCGCGGGGAGTCGTGGGAGGTCGCCGGCGTCGAGTCCGCGGTCTCCGCGCACCTGTGGGTGACGCGCGGGCTGGAACGGTGCGAGGTCGAACAGGTCTTCGCCGGCGACATCGTCTGGCTCGCGGGCCCCGAGGAGATCTCGATCGGTGACACCTTCTCCGCCCCGGGGCTCCTGTCGCCCGCCCTCCCCCCGCTGGAGATCGCCGAACCGACCGTCTCGATGTTCGTCCTCGTCAACAGCGGCCCCCTCTCGGGGCGCGAGGGATGCGCGGTGACGATGCGCCAGATACGCGCGCGGCTCGACCGCGAGCGGCGCGTCAACGTCTCGCTCAGGGTCGAGGAGACCGGGCGCGCCGACCGGATCAAGATCTCCGGGCGCGGCGAGCTCCACCTCGCCGTTTTGATCGAGGAGATGCGGCGGGAGGGGATGGAGCTCTGCGTCACCCGCCCCGAGGTCATCACCGCGACCGACGCGGAGGGGAATCTCCAGGAGCCGATGGAGCACCTCGTCATCGAGGTGCCCGCGGAGTTCCATGGGGCCGTGCTCGAGAAGGTCGCGCGCCGCCGCGGCGAGATGACGGCGATGCAGGACAACGGCCGCGGCGTCATCCGGCTCGATTTCCGTATCCCCACCCGCGGCCTGATCGGCTACCGGGGAGAGTTTTTAACCGACACGCGCGGCCTCGGGATCCTCTCGTCCCGCTTCACCGGGTACGGGCCGTGGGCGGGGGAGATCTCCTCCCGCACCCGCGGCTCGATGATCTCGATGGACACCGGGCCGGCGACCTCCTACGCGCTGAAAAACCTCCAGGCGCGCGGGACCCTCTTCGTCGCCCCGATGGACCCGGTGTACGCGGGGATGATCGTCGGCGAGTACTCGCGTCCCGAGGATATGCCCTGCAACCCGACGAAGAAGAAGCACCTCTCCAACTGCCGCTCGGCCACGAAGGAGCTGTTCGAGGGGCTGAAGGTCCCCCGGAAACTCACGCTCGAGAGCGCCATCGAGTGGATCGCCGCCGACGAGCTGGTCGAGGTCACGCCGAAGTCAGTCCGCGTCCGCAAGGGCATTCTCGACGCCGAGCAGAGGAAGAAATCGTTCCGGAGGCTGGTCGCGACCGGAGGCTGA
- a CDS encoding cold-shock protein, whose translation MPKGKVKWFSNQKGYGFITSETGGDVFVHHTSIQGEGYKSLDEGQEVEFEVEKGPKGDKASRVVPL comes from the coding sequence ATGCCGAAGGGCAAAGTCAAATGGTTCAGCAATCAGAAGGGGTACGGATTCATCACCTCCGAGACCGGCGGTGATGTGTTCGTGCACCACACCTCGATCCAGGGCGAGGGGTACAAGAGCCTCGATGAGGGCCAGGAGGTCGAGTTCGAGGTGGAGAAAGGCCCCAAGGGGGACAAGGCGTCGCGCGTGGTCCCGCTCTAA
- a CDS encoding deoxyhypusine synthase has translation MKRTHRLQKNHCETPDWLRSKKYPHKSRYLSGKRIMPKGITGREKLPDLMHNAFLAYNSARLMEGCRLYTQKMLEPDVTVGMSLAGALTPAGLGCSCVVPLIKAGFVDWIVGTGANLYHDLHFAFNMPLHAGSHLVDDADLRKNDVVRIYDVLLGYTDCLMATDEILRGILVQPEFQKEMGTGELHHLIGRYAAEWERKSGLKDVSVLAAAYRCGVPVYTSSPGDSTIGMNVAGVELRGNKLRINPSIDVNETTSYVLAAKRSGGKSAVVLMGGGSPKNFMLQTEPQIQEVLRIKEVGQDYFFQVTDARPDTGGLSGATPHEAVSWGKVDPHRLPDAVVCYTDTTIALPILTHYALATRAKRKLRRLYDRRDVMMEALVREYFAHNK, from the coding sequence ATGAAACGCACGCACCGACTGCAGAAGAACCACTGCGAGACACCCGACTGGCTCCGGAGCAAGAAGTACCCGCACAAGTCGCGCTACCTCTCCGGGAAGAGGATCATGCCGAAGGGGATCACGGGCAGGGAGAAGCTTCCCGACCTGATGCACAACGCGTTCCTCGCCTACAACTCCGCCCGCCTGATGGAGGGGTGCCGCCTCTACACGCAGAAGATGCTCGAGCCGGACGTGACGGTCGGGATGAGCCTCGCGGGCGCCCTCACCCCGGCGGGCCTGGGCTGCTCCTGCGTCGTCCCGCTCATCAAGGCCGGGTTCGTGGACTGGATCGTCGGCACCGGGGCGAACCTGTACCACGACCTGCACTTCGCCTTCAACATGCCGCTCCATGCGGGGAGCCACCTCGTCGACGACGCCGATCTTCGCAAGAACGACGTGGTCCGCATCTACGACGTGCTCCTCGGCTACACCGACTGCCTGATGGCGACCGACGAGATCCTGCGCGGGATCCTCGTGCAGCCGGAGTTCCAGAAGGAGATGGGCACGGGCGAGCTCCACCACCTCATCGGCCGGTACGCGGCCGAGTGGGAACGCAAGTCGGGGCTCAAGGACGTCTCCGTCCTCGCCGCCGCCTACCGCTGCGGGGTCCCCGTCTATACCTCCTCGCCCGGCGATTCGACCATCGGGATGAACGTGGCGGGTGTGGAACTGCGCGGGAACAAGCTCCGCATCAACCCCTCCATCGACGTGAACGAGACGACCTCCTACGTCCTGGCGGCGAAACGCTCGGGAGGGAAGAGCGCCGTGGTGCTGATGGGCGGCGGGAGCCCGAAGAACTTCATGCTCCAGACCGAACCGCAGATCCAGGAGGTGCTCCGCATCAAGGAGGTGGGGCAGGACTACTTCTTCCAGGTGACCGACGCCAGGCCCGACACCGGCGGCCTCTCCGGCGCCACGCCCCACGAGGCGGTGAGCTGGGGCAAGGTGGACCCGCACCGCCTCCCCGACGCGGTCGTCTGCTACACCGACACGACGATCGCCCTCCCGATCCTGACGCACTATGCCCTCGCGACGCGCGCCAAACGGAAGCTCCGCCGCCTCTACGACAGGAGGGACGTCATGATGGAGGCGTTGGTGCGGGAATATTTCGCGCACAACAAGTGA
- a CDS encoding type III PLP-dependent enzyme — translation MAKGRGRAFEKQIKGIVQRHGTPVLTVSRSAVRAQIARFRRALPRVEPFYAVKANPHPEILKIAAAAGTGFDVASRAELDAVLAAGAGPERIIFANTIKPAGSIAAAARKGVTLTTFDSEYELDKIAEHAPGARVLVRIKVPNVGSIVELSLKFGADPSDAVPLLIKAHRLGLKPAGVSFHVGSQCTHFGNYVDALEMASIIFRDAKLKQLPLEMLDIGGGFPIRHFDFDEDTFEKTAGVIRREIDRLFERNLRIIAEPGRFIAGPSAVLVMRVVGKAIRESKHWYYLDDGVYGALSGMIFDHAKYQFKVFKAGRRQLSTLAGPTCDSLDIIARGEDLPELELGDIVYAEHTGAYSVASATNFNGIPPARVVMVK, via the coding sequence GTGGCCAAGGGGCGGGGGCGGGCGTTCGAGAAGCAGATCAAGGGGATCGTGCAGCGGCACGGCACGCCGGTCCTCACGGTGAGCCGCTCCGCGGTCCGCGCGCAGATCGCCCGGTTCCGCCGGGCGCTCCCGCGGGTCGAGCCGTTCTACGCGGTCAAGGCGAACCCGCACCCCGAGATTCTGAAGATCGCCGCCGCGGCCGGCACGGGGTTCGACGTCGCCTCCAGGGCCGAGCTCGACGCGGTGCTCGCCGCGGGCGCGGGTCCGGAACGGATCATCTTCGCCAACACCATCAAGCCCGCCGGCTCGATCGCCGCCGCCGCCCGCAAGGGCGTCACGCTGACCACCTTCGACAGCGAATACGAGCTCGACAAGATCGCCGAACACGCCCCGGGGGCCCGGGTGCTCGTCCGGATCAAGGTCCCGAACGTCGGCTCGATCGTGGAGCTCTCGCTCAAGTTCGGCGCGGACCCGTCCGACGCCGTGCCGCTCCTCATCAAGGCGCACCGGCTGGGTTTGAAGCCCGCGGGGGTGAGCTTCCACGTCGGGAGCCAGTGCACGCACTTCGGCAACTACGTGGACGCCCTGGAGATGGCCTCCATCATCTTCCGCGACGCGAAGCTGAAGCAGCTCCCGCTCGAGATGCTCGACATCGGCGGCGGCTTCCCGATCCGGCACTTCGACTTCGACGAGGACACGTTCGAGAAGACCGCCGGGGTGATCCGCCGGGAGATAGACCGGCTCTTCGAACGCAACCTGCGCATCATCGCCGAGCCGGGGCGGTTCATCGCGGGGCCCTCGGCGGTGCTCGTGATGCGGGTGGTCGGGAAGGCGATCCGGGAGAGCAAACACTGGTACTACCTCGACGACGGCGTCTACGGGGCCCTCAGCGGGATGATCTTCGACCACGCGAAGTACCAGTTCAAGGTTTTCAAGGCGGGGAGGCGGCAGCTCTCGACCCTCGCCGGGCCGACGTGCGACAGCCTGGACATCATCGCGCGCGGGGAGGACCTCCCGGAGCTCGAGCTCGGCGACATCGTCTACGCGGAGCACACCGGCGCCTACAGCGTCGCGAGCGCGACGAACTTCAACGGCATCCCGCCCGCGCGGGTCGTGATGGTGAAATGA
- a CDS encoding DNA-binding protein, with protein MMDILSIRDSDTGYPSSLTRQLGSHAPKMLFAVGDFGILKRKTLALFCSIKCPGDIILKTYDFIREVRDAGVVVISGFHSPMEKECLDILLKGRQPIIWCPAFRVPAQRPRKEYAKALSDGRLLILSCCGDRVKRADASTTRIRNEMVAALADKIVIPYAEPGGKIMRFCSRIMKLGKPLYTFDLPLNADFLSLGAKPWAGSASPKND; from the coding sequence ATGATGGATATCCTGTCGATCCGGGATTCGGATACAGGATATCCCTCATCGCTAACGCGACAGCTAGGAAGCCATGCGCCGAAGATGCTCTTTGCAGTTGGCGATTTCGGCATCCTGAAACGTAAAACACTCGCCTTGTTTTGTTCAATCAAATGTCCTGGGGATATTATTCTCAAGACTTATGATTTTATCCGGGAAGTGCGCGATGCCGGGGTAGTCGTCATCAGCGGTTTCCACTCTCCAATGGAGAAGGAATGCCTCGATATTCTTCTGAAAGGGCGCCAGCCCATTATCTGGTGCCCGGCTTTCCGTGTACCTGCACAACGGCCGCGCAAGGAATATGCCAAAGCCCTTTCCGATGGCCGACTCTTGATCCTGTCGTGCTGCGGGGATAGGGTCAAAAGAGCCGATGCCAGTACGACCCGTATTCGAAATGAAATGGTCGCTGCATTGGCCGACAAGATAGTCATCCCCTACGCAGAGCCGGGGGGGAAGATAATGAGATTTTGTAGTCGCATAATGAAATTGGGGAAGCCGCTTTACACTTTTGATTTGCCCCTTAACGCGGATTTCCTGTCCTTAGGAGCCAAGCCGTGGGCGGGGAGCGCATCGCCGAAGAACGATTGA
- a CDS encoding ATP-binding protein, which produces MITLVEALNYRCLKYIRHSLTPFQVLVGPNATGKTTFLDVIAFLGDLVSHGLEAAVSQRVNNPVDLTWWRKEDSFELAIEALIPEKIRKVLENPAFDRIRYEVAVGMDVDGQGIGIMKERVLLKIKGNRIEPQRELFPHLQNVPASILSRKGLSRKQQSVVVSKEQGGNENFYPETPKGYKPSYPSKPRRVAFANLPPDEKEYPVSLWFKDYLASGIQQFILNSLEIRKASPPKQIPGFKPDGSNIPWVIERLKENDPERFTEWVEHLQTALPDLVGIRTIERKDDKHRYMMLQYRGGLEVPSWLASDGTLRLLALTLPAYLREFRGCYIVEEPENGIHPRAVETVVQSLSSVYEAQVLMATHSPVVLSDVDVSQVLCLAKTEDGATDIVRGDRHPKLKDWKGAPNLSVLFAGGVLG; this is translated from the coding sequence ATGATTACGCTCGTTGAAGCTTTGAACTATCGTTGCCTGAAATATATCCGGCATAGTCTCACGCCTTTTCAGGTTCTCGTCGGCCCAAATGCCACAGGGAAAACGACATTCTTGGATGTTATAGCCTTCCTGGGCGACTTAGTGTCGCATGGCCTTGAGGCCGCCGTGTCTCAAAGAGTCAATAATCCGGTGGATTTGACCTGGTGGAGAAAAGAGGATTCATTCGAGCTCGCGATTGAGGCGCTTATCCCGGAGAAAATCCGCAAGGTATTGGAGAATCCCGCGTTTGACCGGATCCGATATGAAGTCGCCGTAGGCATGGATGTGGACGGCCAGGGCATCGGCATTATGAAGGAACGCGTTCTCCTAAAGATAAAAGGAAACCGGATCGAGCCCCAACGAGAGCTATTTCCTCATCTTCAGAATGTGCCTGCAAGCATCCTTTCTCGAAAGGGCTTATCAAGGAAACAGCAATCGGTCGTCGTCAGCAAAGAGCAGGGAGGCAACGAAAATTTCTATCCGGAGACTCCCAAGGGATATAAACCTTCCTATCCATCAAAACCCCGGCGTGTGGCGTTTGCGAACCTCCCCCCCGACGAGAAGGAATATCCTGTCTCGCTATGGTTCAAAGATTACCTTGCATCAGGCATCCAGCAATTTATTCTCAACAGTCTGGAAATTCGCAAGGCGAGTCCGCCGAAGCAGATTCCGGGCTTCAAACCCGATGGGTCGAATATCCCGTGGGTTATAGAGCGGCTTAAAGAAAATGATCCGGAGCGATTCACGGAATGGGTGGAGCATCTCCAGACCGCATTGCCCGATCTGGTCGGGATACGCACTATCGAGCGAAAGGATGACAAGCATAGATATATGATGCTCCAATATCGCGGGGGGCTCGAGGTCCCGTCATGGTTGGCATCAGACGGCACGCTTAGACTTCTTGCACTAACCCTCCCCGCCTATTTAAGGGAATTCCGCGGGTGCTATATCGTTGAAGAGCCGGAGAATGGCATTCATCCGCGCGCTGTAGAGACGGTCGTGCAATCGTTGTCCTCGGTGTATGAAGCGCAAGTCCTCATGGCAACCCATTCCCCGGTGGTATTGAGCGATGTCGATGTATCGCAAGTCTTATGTTTGGCCAAGACAGAAGATGGAGCTACCGACATCGTGCGCGGAGACAGGCATCCGAAGTTGAAAGACTGGAAAGGAGCACCGAATCTTTCCGTGCTCTTTGCCGGAGGGGTGCTCGGATGA